Proteins encoded within one genomic window of Coregonus clupeaformis isolate EN_2021a unplaced genomic scaffold, ASM2061545v1 scaf0579, whole genome shotgun sequence:
- the LOC121550593 gene encoding mucin-2-like: MIFTNQSVVPNVTTIEESLKMFINTSTVFLDIITVSINAELQNNTTTTTTTKNITAIPTTTTAELTTTTDAPTTTITAPKTTTEAPTTTTAGATTTAEIRTPTANTTTTTSAKTTSTAGVKTITAVPKTTTATTAAQSTTDAHEKNTVDPTPTTADTATTTAAPTTTSAAPTTATVAAAPTTNIAAAMTTAAATTSEAVPTTTTAAPTKTTADITTTKVATTTNTTAPKSTTAPPTITTADPTTITDVPTATTTQATITAILTTSTAAATSTAVPTTIPAAANTTTASLITTTSAAMTTTAKATTTTAILTSTTASPTTTNTAVAMTTTALHTTTTAAPTTTAAPTKTIAAAITKAAASTTKPMPTTTTTAPTTMTALPMTNTAATTTTTAAPTTTTAAPKTTRAAPKSNTASPTIITDAPTTTTELTMATTAGATITAVLTTTTAEFTTSRAATRPTAAPTTITEAPTTSRATTAAHTTTASATTTTTTASTTPTATASITITASTTTIISATMSTIAAATTTTAITTTTTMRLRQLQLCLFTHNNHSFYDKHHSYSHNNHRGTNANYSWGINHSRPHHNPSCHKHNHSFAHYNHICCYDNNSCGYNHSHPQINHSCTHKNNSCSHNNNCCCNDNSCCINNRCRANNNHNCSYNKDIFTND; this comes from the exons ATGATCTTCACAAACCAGTCAGTGGTCCCTAATGTTACAACTATAGAGGAATCCCTCAAGATGTTTATCAACACGTCCACAGTCTTCTTAGACATTATTACTGTCAGTATCAATGCGG AACTCCAGAATAACacgactactactacaactaccaaAAATATCACAGCCATCCCCACAACAACTACAGCTGAATTAACAACAACCACagatgctcccacaacaaccataacTGCTCCTAAAACAACCACAGAGGCACCAACGACAACTACAGCTGGGGCAACAACCACAGCCGAAATAAGAACACCCACAGCtaacaccacaacaaccacatcagCCAAAACGACATCTACAGCTGGGGTAAAAACAATCACAGCTGTCCCCAAAACAACCACAGCTACAACAGCAGCTCAAAGCACCACAGATGCTCATGAAAAAAACACAGTTGATCCCACACCAACCACAGCTGACACtgcaacaaccacagctgctcccacgaCAACCAGCGCAGCACCAACAACAGCTACCGTtgcagctgctcccacaacaaacaTAGCTGCTGCTATGACAACAGCTGCGGCAACAACAAGCGAAGCCGTACCCACAACGaccacagctgcacccacaaaAACCACAGCTGATATCACAACAACCAAAGTTGCTaccacaacaaacacaactgcacCCAAATCAACCACAGCTCCTCCAACAATAACCACAGCTGATCCCACAACAATCACAGATGTACCAACAGCAACTACAACTCAGGCAACAATCACAGCCATCCTCACAACATCCACAGCTGCTGCCACATCAACAGCCGTCCCCACAACCATCCCAGCTGCCGCAAACACAACCACAGCTTCCCTCATAACAACCACATCTGCTGCTATGACAACAACTGCTAaggctacaacaaccacagccatcCTCACATCAACCACAGCATCACCCACAACAACAAACACAGCTGTGGCTATGACAACTACAGCTCTgcatacaacaaccacagctgcacccacaacaacagctgctcccacaaaaaCCATAGCTGCTGCTATCACAAAAGCTGCTGCATCAACAACCAAACCCatgcccacaacaaccacaactgctcCTACAACAATGACAGCTTTACCAATGACAAATACTGCTGCGacgacaacaaccacagctgctcccacaacaaccacagctgcgcCCAAAACAACCAGAGCTGCGCCCAAATCAAACACAGCTTCTCCAACAATAATCACagatgctcccacaacaaccacagaatTAACAATGGCAACTACAGCTGGGGCAACAATCACAGCCGTcctcacaacaaccacagctgaatTTACAACATCTAGAGCTGCTACGAGACCCActgctgcacccacaacaatcaCAGAGGCACCAACAACATCTAGAGCTACTACAGCAGCTCACACAACCACAGCCTctgctacaacaacaacaacaacagcttcgACCACACCCACAGCAACTGCCTCTATAACAATCACAGCTTCGACAACAACAATCATATCTGCAACTATGTCAACAATAGCTGctgctacaacaaccacagccatcaccacaacaaccaca ATGCGGCTACgacaactacagctgtgtct AttcacccacaacaaccacagcttctaCGACAAACACCACAGCTACTCCCACAACAATCACAGAGGCACCAACGCCAACTACAGCTGGGGCATCAATCACAGCCGTCCTCACCACAATCCCAGCTGCCACAAACACAACCACAGCTTCGCCCATTACAACCACATCTGCTGCTACGACAACAATAGCTGCGGCTACAACCACAGCCATCCTCAAAtcaaccacagctgcacccacaaaaacaacagctgctcccacaataaTAATTGCTGCTGCAATGACAATAGCTGCTGCATCAACAACCGATGCCGTGCCAATAACAACCACAACTGCTCCTACAACAAAGACATCTTTACCAACGACTAA